The Antarcticibacterium flavum genome contains the following window.
AATCCCCCAATGCAACAGTCCAGGCTTCCAAGAACAGTAATGGACTTAAATCTTACAATGAAGTGATTACTTCCCAGGCTGTTACAGATGATGGCCTTTTTAATACTCATAGGGTGGGCGATAAACTTTACTTTGAAATACCCCTGGACCTAATGGAAAAGGATATGTTGCTGGTGAGCCGTATAGCCCAGGTCCCTTCCGGTTTTGGAGGAGGTTACGTAAATGCAGGGTCTAAAGTAAATGAGCAGGTAGTACGCTGGAGCAGGAGAGGGGACAATGTGGATCTTAAAGTAATAAGTTTTGAAAATGAAAGTGATGAGGATTCCCCAATATACCAGTCTGTACTGGTGAATAATTTCTTCCCCATATTATACAGCGCCAAAATAGCAGCCTATAATAGTGATTCCACTGCGGTGGTGGCAGAGGTAAACAGTCTTTTTGAAAACGATATTGAAGCAATAAACGGGGTATCCTCCTCCCTTAAAAAAAGGTATAAGGTCAAAAAGCTTGATTCTAACAGGTCTTATATAGAATCTGTGCGTTCCTTTCCAAAGAATATTGAGGTGAAACACGTAATGACCTATGAGGCAGAGGAACCGCCTGAAAGAGGCCAGGCGGGAACTATTTCCCTTATGATGAACCAGTCCATGGTCCTTCTCCCGGATGACAAAATGCAACCGCGTATTGCAGATTATAGGGTAGGATGGTTTACCACTAAAAAATTCGATTATGATTCTGAAGAATTAAAATCTGATGACTATGAAATAATTAGAAGGTGGAGACTGGAGCCTACGGATGTTGAAGCTTATAAGCGCGGGGAACTGGTAGAACCGGTGAAGCCTATCGTTTATTACCTTGACCCGGGGACCCCGGAAAAATGGAGGCCATATTTTAGACAGGGTATAGAAGACTGGAACGTGGCATTTGAGGCTGCAGGTTTTAAAAATGCTATAATAGCCAAAGATCCTCCATCAAAGGAAGAGGATCCGGATTTTAGTCCGGAGGATGTTAGATATTCTGTAGTGAGATATGTGGCCAGTACTACCCGTAATGCCACCGGGCCATCTGTTACAGATCCTCGTACAGGGGAGATCATTGAAAGTGATATTATATGGTACCATAATCATCTTAGGTCCTACAGGAACAGGTATATGATTGAGGCCGGGGCTCAAAATCCATCTGCCAGAACCCTAAACACTCCCGAAGAAGAAATAGGGGAAATGATGAGGATGGTAATTGCTCACGAGATTGGCCACGCCTTAGGCCTTCCGCACAACATGAAAGCCAGTGCAGCTTATCCCACAGATTCGCTTCGTTCTGCCAGCTTTACACAGGAATATGGGTTGACCCCGTCTATTATGGATTATGCCAGGGTAAATTATGTGGCACAACCGGAAGATGAAGGAGTAAGATTTATACGAATGATGGGCCCCTATGATCTCTATGCTATTAATTGGGGTTACCGCTATATTCCTGAGGCTAAGAGTGCCCGGGAAGAGAAAGCAACTTTGGATAAATGGATAGCAGAGAAGGCTGGGGATCCTGTTTATGAATTTGGAGGAGGATATGATGGTGTGGACCCCCAGTCCCAAAGAGAAAGTCTTGGGGATGACCAGGTAATGGCAAGTGAATATGGGCTTGCCAATCTAAAGAAGGTGGTTCCCAATTTAATAGAGTGGACTTCAAAGGATGGATATGGATATGATGAACTCGCTGAGGTTTACAGAGAACTTACAGGAATGTGGAGAGGTTATATTTCTCACGTGATAGCCAATGTTGGAGGAGTTTATGAAACCCGAAAAACATCTGACCAGGAAGGAGCGATCTATTCTCCTGTTCCGGAAGAAATGCAAAAGAAAGCCGTGGCATTTTTGAATAACCACGCCTTTACCTCACCGGAGTGGCTTTTGGAAAGAGACCTGCTGGACAGGATAGAATCCAGTGGTGCTATTGAAAGGGTGCAGGCACTTCAAACTAACTCCCTTAACAATTTGCTTAATGAAAAACGCCTGCAAAGGATGATCACCAATGAGCAGGTCAATGGGCGGGATGTCTACACGGCCGTAGAACTGATGAAGGACCTTAGAACCGGAATTTTTAAAGAATTATATGCAGGCCAGAGAACAGATGCCTACCGCAGGAATTTACAACGTTCTTTCGTAGATGCTGCTTCTTCCTATGTAAGAAAAGTAAATGGAGCAGAAGACGACAGGATCCTAAAAAGCGATGTTATTGCCTTGATGAGGGGGGAGATGGAGCGTTTGAAGAGGGATATAAGCCAAAGGAAGTCCCGGGTTAATGATCCTTTGACCCAATATCACTGGAATGATCTTATTGCCAGAATAGACCAGGGGTTACGAATGGATTTGTAGTTCTTAAATCCCTGATGTCCGATTAGATAATGAAAAATCTTCCATAACCTTTTCTCTAATTTGTCAGAGGT
Protein-coding sequences here:
- a CDS encoding zinc-dependent metalloprotease, coding for MIKKLSTLGLLAFAVMGCQTQGKVAGNTGKSPNATVQASKNSNGLKSYNEVITSQAVTDDGLFNTHRVGDKLYFEIPLDLMEKDMLLVSRIAQVPSGFGGGYVNAGSKVNEQVVRWSRRGDNVDLKVISFENESDEDSPIYQSVLVNNFFPILYSAKIAAYNSDSTAVVAEVNSLFENDIEAINGVSSSLKKRYKVKKLDSNRSYIESVRSFPKNIEVKHVMTYEAEEPPERGQAGTISLMMNQSMVLLPDDKMQPRIADYRVGWFTTKKFDYDSEELKSDDYEIIRRWRLEPTDVEAYKRGELVEPVKPIVYYLDPGTPEKWRPYFRQGIEDWNVAFEAAGFKNAIIAKDPPSKEEDPDFSPEDVRYSVVRYVASTTRNATGPSVTDPRTGEIIESDIIWYHNHLRSYRNRYMIEAGAQNPSARTLNTPEEEIGEMMRMVIAHEIGHALGLPHNMKASAAYPTDSLRSASFTQEYGLTPSIMDYARVNYVAQPEDEGVRFIRMMGPYDLYAINWGYRYIPEAKSAREEKATLDKWIAEKAGDPVYEFGGGYDGVDPQSQRESLGDDQVMASEYGLANLKKVVPNLIEWTSKDGYGYDELAEVYRELTGMWRGYISHVIANVGGVYETRKTSDQEGAIYSPVPEEMQKKAVAFLNNHAFTSPEWLLERDLLDRIESSGAIERVQALQTNSLNNLLNEKRLQRMITNEQVNGRDVYTAVELMKDLRTGIFKELYAGQRTDAYRRNLQRSFVDAASSYVRKVNGAEDDRILKSDVIALMRGEMERLKRDISQRKSRVNDPLTQYHWNDLIARIDQGLRMDL